GGGGACGATCGATCGAAACGTTAAGGTAAGCTACAAACCTCAGTATATCACTCCGGATTTCGAGGGAACGGTGAGAGAGCTTTTCCATTCATTCGTTAAAGACTTTTTCGAATCAGGGTTTTTCAAAAGCGAGATCGCGGAGCCGCTTGGCCTCACTCATTTATATGAAAAACAGGTCTCAACACTCGCAGGAGGCGAACTGCAGCGAGTCGCGATCGCTCTCTGTCTTTCTAGAGAGGCGGACATCTATCTTCTCGATGAGCCGTCCGCCTATCTTGATTCGAATCAAAGAATGGAGGCGGCAAAAACGCTGAGAAGAGTAATGGAAAAACAGGGAAAGAGCGCGCTCGTCGTCGATCATGACATCTATTTTCTTGATATGGTCTCCGATTCCATCATGGTCTTTTCAGGAATACCTGGAAAGGAAGGACTCGGAAGAGGACCTTTCGATATGCGCACAGGGATGAACCTCTTTCTCAAAGATGTCGGTGTGACATTTCGACGAGATAATGAAACCAACAGACCGAGGATCAATAAGTTAGATTCAAGGCTTGATAGAGAACAAAAAGAGAAGGGCGAATACTATTATTCTTCTTGACCCGTTTCTGATTTTCTCTTCATTTTGTTTCTTCTCCTCAAAATGAACCAGATCAGTATGATGAGAATGGCGACGATAATGATAAGATCGAGTCCGCGGAAGATCTCTAATAGACTTTCCCACGAAGGTCCCAACACAAATCCCGCATAAACTAGAGCAAAACACCACGGTACTGAGCCGAGAAAACTCAGTATTACGAAATGCAAAAAATTCATCTTGGCCATGCCAGCGGGCAAAGAAATAAATGTGCGAATGATCGGCAAGATTCGGCTGAAGAAAACGATCGAGTCGCCATATTTGGAAAACCAGCGTTCAGCTGCCACAAGAGCTTTTTCATCGATTAATACATATTTTCCATAGCGCAGGACGAATGCTCTCCCACCGTAGAATCCCACGATATATGCGATAATCGATCCGAGTGTACACCCTATAGCGCCAGCAACAGAAGCTGCAATTAAGTCCATCTTACCTTCATAAACGAGCCACCCCGAAAATGGCATGATGATTTCGCTGGGAATTGGTATACAGGCACTTTCAATAGCCATCAAAAGAACGATGCCAGGATAACCAAGATCGAGTATGAGGTTCTTAATGAACAATATGCCCCATTCAATAATACCCATTGCAAAGAGGATTCAAGTACCCTTATTAAAATATTGGCCATTGATCGGAGCAATCCTTCCCCGTTGATCATAAATCGAGAGAGTGACTGCCAAAAAATGACTGCGAAAATATAGATAGAGGTTGCTTCCTTTTTCCAATTGGGCGATTGAATGAAGGCTGTGAAAATCGCAGAGGACGTTTTTTGGGTCGGAGCAATCGATTGGAATGTGAGAAATTTTCATGGTTACAAAACGCCGAAAGGTACAACTTACAATGCATATCTGATTACTGGTGAAACAAACATTCTCGTTGACACCGTCAAAAAACCATTCTTTGACCAAATGATCGAGCGGATCAAATCCGTCATTGATCCAAAAGACATCGGTTTGATCATTTCAAATCATGTAGAAATGGATCACTCAGGAAGTCTTCCTCTTGCCCAACAACTGACAGGCGCGAAGATTTTGGCTTCGAAGAGGGGAGTCGAAGGATTATCACTTCATTATGATAATCTTGAGGCTCAAGAAGTCCACGATGGGCAGGAAATGAAAGTTGGGAATGTGACGCTGAGGTTCATTGAGACACCTATGCTCCACTGGCCAGACTCGATGTTTACGTTTCTTGTCGAAAGGGGAATTCTCTTCACCATGGATGGTTTCGGACAGCATCTTGCATCGTTGAGACGATTCGATGATGAAGTTGATCCAACTAGTCTTGATTATGAATCGGCGAAGTATTATGCCAATATTTTGATGCCATTTGGGTCACAATTTCTGAAAACGTTCGAGAAAGTGAAAGACCTTCCAATAAGAATCCTCGCGACTTCTCACGGGATTATCTGGAGAAAGGATCCTAATAAAATTATCAATCGTTACCTCTCTTGGGCAAAGGGGGAGACAAAAGAAAAAGCAGTGATCGCATATGACACGATGTGGGGCAGCACTCAGATAATGGCGGAATTGATCGCCGAAGGCATCGCATCCGAAGGGGTTGAAACAAGGTTATTCAGGATATCAGACAGTGATAGAAGTGAAATCATGACCGAAGTTCTCGATGCTCGTGCTGTTGTAATCGGATCGCCGACGCTAAATAACAGCCCATTTCCCACTGTTGCAGATTTCATGGTTTATCTTAAGGGACTTAGACCAAGAGGCAAAATCGGGGCACTTTTCGGTTCATATGGTTGGGGAGGTGGTGCGGTTAAAGCGTTGCGAGAACAAGCGGAAAAAGCCGGAATGATCATGCTTGAGGATCTTGAAATCCAGTATGTTCCAAAAGGCGAAAAGATGGAAAAATGTGTAGATTACGGGAAGATGATTGGCAAGAGGATCAAAGCAAATGAAATGAAACTCTAGAATTTGAAAATGATTGAATGGAGGAAAAAATGTGACGGAAGTTGGCGAAACATACCTATGTGAAATCTGTGGCAATAAGGTCAAAGTGCTGGAGGCGGGAAAAGGGAAACTGGTTTGCTGTGGGCAAGAGATGAAATGCTTGTGATATTTTCACCAAATCTTTTCTTTTTTCGATCACGAAAGATTCAGAAGATTCATGAGATTAAAAAGGTTAAACTTGGTCTTTCAAATTGTTCAATTGAATCCACAAGTTTCGAATATCTGACTCAAATTGACGAAAAAAAAGGAGACACGATGGAATAGTTTCCAAGTCAAATTATCCGAATGGTATATATCATTGAATCTGATATCATGTGCGGATGGAGAGTCGAGCTGACATTCACGTTCATACAAAATACTCGGGAATCGCAAGGCTCGGTTTTTTGAGATTCCCCGAATCTGTCGTCGAACCTCAAGATGCAGTAAGAAAGGCACGATCGGTGGGTCTCAGAGTTTTGTGCATCACTGATCATAACACGATTTTCGGCGCGTCCAAAGCTCAAGAATACGCTAAAGAAAATGATATTGATGTTGTAATCGGAGAAGAAATCAGCACGTTGGATGGTGAAATCATAGGTCTTTATTTGAATGAGGAGATCCCACCTCATTTGACCGTGGAGGAGACGATTGATAGGATCAGATCTCAAGACGGAATTGTCATCGCACCTCATCCCTTCAGTCTTCACTGCCCTAGCCTTGGTGAGAAAATCGAGAATCTCGATATTGACGCGATCGAGACTATCAATGCAGGGCACATTGATGGATATGCAAATAGCTTAGCAACCGAGCGAAGTAAATCTGGAAAATGGGCAATTGTCGGCGGAAGCGACTCACATGCACTCGGTACGATCGCTTACGCTTATACAACCTTCGAAGGTGAAAATGCAGAAGATCTTCGGAGAGCAATTCTCATGAAAAGGACAAATGCAAGTGGTGTGAGAATGCCCCTCCAGAAGGCAATTTCCTGGAGTGTCGGCGTCGTTTTCGCATCCGATGTTATGATCTTGAGATCGATCTTCGGGATGATTAAGCAGGTTGACCTGCATGATCCTGTCATCAAAAAAATCAGTCTCATGAGCACTGGAAAAAAGATGCTTGCTTTGCTCGGATCCATCATTTATTTGACGCCACCAATTCCGTATCTTTGCGCTATTACTGGCGAGCGCTTTTTAAAAAGACTAGCCAAAAGACATGAAACTGAAAATGGTGGCAGATAGTAATGTGTGAAGGGGTTCAAATTTCCGTAAGACTACACGAGTATTGCAGAAATGCTGATATGACTTCTAAGCTGATAAAAGAAATTGAGGACAGAGAATCATCGATTTTTATCATTTCGAGATTATTGATTCGCTCCTTCGTGTTTTGTATGATTATTCCTCTTTGACATGCGATGGATTTTCAACAGTTTGGTGATTCCAGTGATGATCCGTACAGGTGCTATTATTCGTGCGAATGATCGTGTTGTCCGTGAGGATGCAATCTCCCAAAGGCCCCTACCACTGCCTCGCTGAGAGCGGGATGAA
This region of Methanomassiliicoccales archaeon genomic DNA includes:
- a CDS encoding DedA family protein, which gives rise to MGIIEWGILFIKNLILDLGYPGIVLLMAIESACIPIPSEIIMPFSGWLVYEGKMDLIAASVAGAIGCTLGSIIAYIVGFYGGRAFVLRYGKYVLIDEKALVAAERWFSKYGDSIVFFSRILPIIRTFISLPAGMAKMNFLHFVILSFLGSVPWCFALVYAGFVLGPSWESLLEIFRGLDLIIIVAILIILIWFILRRRNKMKRKSETGQEE
- a CDS encoding FprA family A-type flavoprotein; its protein translation is MKAVKIAEDVFWVGAIDWNVRNFHGYKTPKGTTYNAYLITGETNILVDTVKKPFFDQMIERIKSVIDPKDIGLIISNHVEMDHSGSLPLAQQLTGAKILASKRGVEGLSLHYDNLEAQEVHDGQEMKVGNVTLRFIETPMLHWPDSMFTFLVERGILFTMDGFGQHLASLRRFDDEVDPTSLDYESAKYYANILMPFGSQFLKTFEKVKDLPIRILATSHGIIWRKDPNKIINRYLSWAKGETKEKAVIAYDTMWGSTQIMAELIAEGIASEGVETRLFRISDSDRSEIMTEVLDARAVVIGSPTLNNSPFPTVADFMVYLKGLRPRGKIGALFGSYGWGGGAVKALREQAEKAGMIMLEDLEIQYVPKGEKMEKCVDYGKMIGKRIKANEMKL
- a CDS encoding desulfoferrodoxin FeS4 iron-binding domain-containing protein; translation: MTEVGETYLCEICGNKVKVLEAGKGKLVCCGQEMKCL
- a CDS encoding PHP domain-containing protein codes for the protein MESRADIHVHTKYSGIARLGFLRFPESVVEPQDAVRKARSVGLRVLCITDHNTIFGASKAQEYAKENDIDVVIGEEISTLDGEIIGLYLNEEIPPHLTVEETIDRIRSQDGIVIAPHPFSLHCPSLGEKIENLDIDAIETINAGHIDGYANSLATERSKSGKWAIVGGSDSHALGTIAYAYTTFEGENAEDLRRAILMKRTNASGVRMPLQKAISWSVGVVFASDVMILRSIFGMIKQVDLHDPVIKKISLMSTGKKMLALLGSIIYLTPPIPYLCAITGERFLKRLAKRHETENGGR